A window of the Hordeum vulgare subsp. vulgare chromosome 5H, MorexV3_pseudomolecules_assembly, whole genome shotgun sequence genome harbors these coding sequences:
- the LOC123399856 gene encoding hsp70 nucleotide exchange factor FES1 yields the protein MAMAKARPRSARSSHRRCNLLLSVALLSALLLLPAATASAAVAVAVAAEGDEENRSRGAATQWATGKDEGELAAEREAAGEGSVVEDDFAGGFGSLDSMLQWAIGNSDPGRLKEEAADVQKLSEDELLKRRHEIKDLMEKLKMPSDADLMKIAIADLNNASISLEDRQRALQELLILVEPIDNANDLDKIGGLVPVIQDLNNANEEIRTTSAWILGTASQNNALVQSQILGYGALARLVKMGYSTSTKEAAKAMYAISALIRNNVNGQEAFALENGNAMLQHILGSNSVDVGLQKKAVFLLTDLADFQLNSGNSGLTFLSERVLLKSVTDMLSEFDLDLQEKVLLAIRSLLKLPSTDARDFESCGLDSVLYRLGVQLEELPSEDQKEYAGEVDALRREVLMFFQQKLKPGTAAAAAL from the exons ATGGCCATGGCGAAGGCGAGGCCGCGCTCGGCGCGATCCAGTCACCGCCGCTGCAACCTCCTCCTCTCTGTTGCCCTCCTGTCGGCGCTTCTCCTCCTTCCGGCGGCGACGGCCTccgcggcggtggcggtggcggtggcggcggagggGGACGAGGAGAACAGGTCGCGCGGGGCGGCGACGCAGTGGGCGACGGGGAAGGACGAGGGGGAGCTGGCCGCGGAGCGGGAGGCCGCTGGCGAGGGGTCTGTGGTGGAGGACGACTTTGCGGGCGGCTTCGGCTCCCTCGACAGCATGCTGCAGTGGGCCATCG GGAATTCGGATCCAGGAAGGCTGAAAGAAGAAGCGGCGGATGTGCAGAAGTTATCTGAGGATGAGCTTCTCAAGCGGCGGCATGAGATTAAG GACTTGATGGAGAAGTTAAAGATGCCATCAGACGCTGACTTAATGAAGATTGCAATTGCTGACTTAAACAATGCTTCCATTTCACTGGAGGATCGCCAGCGTGCATTGCAAGAGCTTTTAATTCTTGTTGAGCCCATTGATAATGCCAATG ACCTTGACAAAATTGGGGGCCTTGTTCCTGTGATTCAAGATCTTAATAATGCAAATGAAGAAATACGGACCACCTCTGCATGGATCCTGGGTACAGCCAGTCAGAATAATGCCCTTGTCCAAAGCCAG ATTCTTGGTTATGGGGCTTTGGCAAGATTAGTGAAGATGGGTTATTCCACTTCGACAAAAGAAGCTGCAAAGGCAATGTATGCTATATCGGCTTTAATCAGAAATAACGTAAATGGTCAGGAGGCATTCGCTTTGGAAAATGGGAACGCAATGCTGCAG CACATCTTGGGAAGCAACAGTGTTGATGTTGGGCTTCAGAAGAAGGCAGTGTTTTTATTAACAGATCTAGCGGACTTTCAGCTAAATTCTGGAAACTCAGGGCTCACTTTCTTAAGTGAACGCGTTTTGCTGAAGTCAGTCACTGATATGTTATCAGAGTTTGATCTTGACCTTCAAGAAAAG GTTTTGTTGGCCATTAGGAGCCTACTGAAGCTTCCCTCGACAGACGCCAGGGACTTCGAGTCATGCGGTCTAGACAGTGTTCTGTACAGACTGGGGGTGCAGCTGGAGGAGCTGCCTTCAGAGGACCAGAAGGAGTATGCCGGGGAGGTTGACGCCCTCCGGAGAGAAGTGTTGATGTTCTTCCAACAGAAGCTCAAGCCg GGTACCGCTGCCGCGGCGGCGTTATAG
- the LOC123399857 gene encoding DNA repair RAD52-like protein 2, chloroplastic — MEAAALRPFAAPLGPARRAGVGWRCAPGQRRLGRGARVVARLDGGVGKGVPTTNYVVPLDKATGMTRPLVEILRDLNKRVPDKIIDPDTNTVPWYHANRMLSFYAPGWCGEVRDVIYSNSGTVTVVYRVILKGTDGEAFRDATGTAKVHQGRNDDAVAAAEEAAFSKACARFGFGLYLYHQDEIP, encoded by the exons ATGGAGGCCGCGGCACTCCGCCCCTTCGCCGCGCCGCTCGGGCCCGCGAGGAGGGCGGGCGTAGGCTGGCGGTGCGCGCCGGGCCAGCGGCGGCTTGGGAGGGGCGCGCGCGTGGTGGCGAGGCTGGACGGGGGCGTGGGGAAGGGGGTGCCCACCACCAACTACGTCGTGCCGCTCGACAAGGCCACCGGGATGACCCGCCCGCTCGTCGAGATCCTCAGGGACCTCAACAAGCGCGTCCCCGACAAGATCATCGACCCCGACACCAACACCGTCCCATG GTACCATGCCAACAGAATGCTGAGCTTTTATGCACCAG GttggtgtggtgaagttcgtgatgtTATTTATTCCAACAGTGGAACTGTGACTGTGGTCTATCGAGTGATTCTGAAAGGAACGGATGGAGAG GCTTTCAGAGACGCGACGGGCACGGCAAAGGTGCACCAGGGACGCAACGATGACGCTGTTGCGGCTGCAGAGGAGGCAGCATTCAGCAAGGCCTGTGCGCGGTTTGGTTTCGGCCTGTACCTGTACCACCAGGATGAGATCCCATAG